One segment of Schistocerca cancellata isolate TAMUIC-IGC-003103 chromosome 2, iqSchCanc2.1, whole genome shotgun sequence DNA contains the following:
- the LOC126162601 gene encoding cuticle protein 18.6-like, translated as MASKLIIFAVVVAAAHAGYLGAPAVYAPGAPLAARAYAAPAYAAPAYAAPIARYAAPVARAYAAPVARAYAPAVAAAPAAVAAEYDPHPEYSFAYNVQDALTGDSKTQHESRSGDVVQGSYSLAEPDGSIRTVDYTADPVNGFNAVVHKEAGAHPAAAAPVAVAHAPVAVAAPARAYAAPIARAAYAAPIARAAYAAPLARAAYAPALAYGGAYHG; from the exons ATGGCCAGCAAG CTCATTATCTTCGCCGTGGTGGTGGCGGCAGCACACGCCGGCTACCTGGGCGCCCCCGCCGTCTACGCCCCCGGCGCACCTCTCGCTGCCCgagcctacgccgcccccgcctacgccgcccccgcctacgCCGCCCCCATCGCTCGTTACGCCGCCCCCGTCGCTAGGGCCTACGCCGCCCCTGTCGCCAGGGCCTACGCCCCAGCTGTCGCTGCCGCCCCCGCGGCCGTCGCTGCCGAGTACGACCCGCACCCCGAGTACAGCTTCGCCTACAACGTGCAGGACGCCCTCACTGGTGACTCCAAGACCCAGCACGAGAGCCGCAGCGGTGACGTCGTCCAGGGCAGCTACAGCCTGGCCGAACCCGACGGCTCCATCCGCACCGTCGACTACACTGCCGACCCCGTCAACGGCTTCAACGCCGTCGTGCACAAGGAGGCCGGCGCCCACCCTGCCGCCGCCGCCCCTGTCGCCGTCGCCCACGCCCCCGTTGCCGTCGCCGCCCCCGCCAGGGCTTACGCCGCTCCCATCGCCAGGGCTGCCTACGCCGCCCCCATCGCTAGGGCTGCCTACGCCGCCCCCCTCGCTAGGGCTGCGTACGCCCCTGCTCTGGCCTATGGTGGTGCCTACCACGGTTGA
- the LOC126162604 gene encoding cuticle protein 21-like, protein MACKLVVLAALVTIARAGYLGAPAVYAPGAPLAARAYAAPAIAAAPIARAYAPAIAAAPIARAYAPAIAAAPIARYAAAPIARYAAAPAVRAAPVAVAAPAAVAAEFDPNPQYSYGYSVQDALTGDSKNQQETRSGDVVQGSYSLAEPDGSIRTVEYTADPVNGFNAVVHRESGAHPAPVVAAAPAIAAAPIARAAYAAPALAYGKAYHG, encoded by the coding sequence CTTGTAGTGTTGGCCGCCCTGGTGACAATCGCCAGAGCCGGCTACCTGGGCGCACCCGCCGTCTACGCACCTGGAGCTCCCCTGGCCGCCCGCGCCTATgccgcccccgccatcgccgcCGCTCCCATTGCCAGAGCATACGCCCCAGCAATTGCTGCCGCCCCCATAGCCAGGGCATACGCCCCTGCCATCGCCGCCGCCCCCATCGCCAGATACGCCGCCGCCCCCATCGCTAGgtacgccgccgcccccgccgtcagAGCCGCCCCTGTGGCCGTTGCCGCCCCTGCCGCTGTCGCCGCCGAGTTCGACCCCAACCCGCAGTACAGCTACGGCTACAGCGTGCAGGACGCGCTCACCGGCGACTCCAAGAACCAGCAGGAGACGCGCAGCGGTGACGTTGTCCAGGGCAGCTACAGCCTGGCCGAACCTGACGGCTCCATCCGCACCGTCGAGTACACAGCTGACCCCGTCAACGGCTTCAACGCCGTCGTGCACAGGGAGAGCGGAGCCCACCCCGCACCGGtcgtcgccgccgcccccgccatcgccgcCGCCCCCATCGCTAGGGCTGCTTACGCTGCCCCTGCGCTGGCGTATGGCAAGGCTTACCACGGCTAG